A portion of the Solea senegalensis isolate Sse05_10M linkage group LG17, IFAPA_SoseM_1, whole genome shotgun sequence genome contains these proteins:
- the paplnb gene encoding papilin b, proteoglycan-like sulfated glycoprotein, translated as MNILLVLGLLQLLAIPALTLTRTSRDYWGEFGAYGSCSRTCGTGVAKRTRKCITSRTDGGHNCIGSPNSFQTCNTQECPVGSMDFREEQCSHFDRFDFQGIYYSWVPYHGASNPCELNCLPREENFFYRQSPAVIDGTPCYGGGRTDICVEGICRLLTHEEFMGLDEDVTDLPSAGSVAPEPSETHTYVYKTGVFGECSANCSGGMQHRSVECWLQDPVNPHVVEETHCISQHLQRPHSQQACNMHPCAAEYSVSSYSVCSVTCGEGVKAREVICVGPGLEHLDDHACSGLERPPTVKACRRPACYTHITWHVTEYGLCTRSCGGGVRERRVNCFDTDLNPYPETQCGLDSRPVSVEECNTQACHGAQMVPSVQDPRPHASIIRGYVPHVTEEPSASGPQTSDAYDPHSPVNVPQCGHSFYGCCPDGLTSATGPENEGCPHDDYDCVHTRYGCCSDEVTPAQGFGRAGCPEYQTAEVHSPPSVTPPTGDVCSLPRDEGPCDTWVARVYYDLATGKCVDFWYGSCHGNANNFASLEICHMECGHVAMEPRLPPRRAMPRRGSLMGALRARA; from the exons ATGAACATCCTGCTAGTCCTGGGTCTCCTACAGCTGCTGGCTATACCTGCTTTAACT TTAACGCGAACATCTCGCGACTACTGGGGAGAGTTCGGGGCCTATGGGTCCTGCAGCCGCACATGTGGCACAGGAGTGGCAAAGAGAACCAGGAAATGTATCACGTCAAG AACAGACGGTGGACATAACTGCATAGGATCCCCCAATTCATTCCAAACCTGCAACACACAG GAATGTCCAGTTGGGTCCATGGACTTCAGGGAAGAGCAATGCTCCCACTTTGACAGATTTGACTTTCAGGGCATTTATTACTCCTGGGTGCCTTACCATGGAG CGAGCAACCCATGTGAGCTCAACTGTCTCCCAAGAGAAGAGAACTTCTTCTATCGCCAAAGCCCTGCAGTGATAGATGGAACACCATGCTACGGCGGGGGCCGCACTGATATCTGTGTGGAAGGCATCTGCAGG TTGCTGACCCATGAAGAATTTATGGGCTTAGATGAAGACGTCACTGACTTGCCCTCCGCTGGTTCTGTCGCACCTGAGCCAAGCGAGACGCACACGTATGTCTATAAAACTGGTGTGTTCGGGGAGTGCTCGGCCAACTGCAGTGGGGGCATGCAGCACCGCAGTGTGGAGTGCTGGCTTCAGGATCCAGTGAACCCCCATGTGGTGGAAGAGACTCACTGCATTAGCCAGCACCTGCAGCGGCCTCACAGTCAACAGGCGTGCAACATGCATCCGTGTGCTGCTGAGTACAGTGTCTCAAGCTACAGTGtg TGTTCAGTTACCTGTGGGGAAGGTGTGAAGGCAAGGGAGGTGATCTGTGTGGGACCAGGACTAGAACATCTGGATGACCACGCCTGCAGTGGACTGGAACGACCTCCTACTGTCAAGGCGTGCCGAAGACCTGCCTGTTACACGCACATCACCTGGCACGTGACCGAGTACGGACTG TGCACTCGGAGCTGTGGTGGGggtgtgagggagaggagggtgaACTGTTTCGACACAGATTTGAACCCGTACCCTGAGACTCAGTGTGGACTAGACAGCAGACCTGTTTCTGTGGAGGAATGCAACACACAAGCATGCCACGGAGCCCAGA TGGTTCCAAGTGTACAGGATCCAAGGCCACATGCGAGCATCATTAGAGGATATGTGCCCCATGTTACAGAGGAGCCTTCAG CTTCTGGGCCACAGACCAGTGATGCTTACGATCCCCACTCACCTGTGAATGTCCCTCAATGTGGACATTCATTTTATGGCTGTTGTCCTGATGGCCTGACCTCTGCCACTGGACCCGAGAACGAAGGCTGCCCCCACGATGACTATGACTGTGTTCACACTAg gTATGGCTGTTGTTCAGACGAGGTGACTCCAGCTCAAGGATTTGGCAGAGCTGGATGTCCAGAGTATCAGACAGCTGAG GTGCACTCACCACCCTCAGTCACTCCACCCACTGGTGATGTGTGCTCGCTGCCTCGTGATGAGGGGCCCTGTGATACATGGGTGGCCCGGGTTTACTATGACTTGGCCACTGGTAAATGTGTTGATTTCTGGTATGGAAGCTGCCATGGAAATGCCAATAACTTTGCGTCTCTGGAAATCTGCCACATGGAGTGTGGGCATGTGGCGATGGAGCCCCGACTCCCACCTCGCAGGGCGATGCCAAGAAGAGGGTCACTCATGGGTGCTCTGAGAGCAAGGGCATAA